A genomic window from Rattus norvegicus strain BN/NHsdMcwi chromosome 9, GRCr8, whole genome shotgun sequence includes:
- the Carf gene encoding calcium-responsive transcription factor, translating to MLASSQMTSVSEEKPIGGSLPAVSTDALEDSASSYSLHSQASLVGPRKSGTRTLEEPLLAPLQPLSCNTPMWACRLRSCEKIGDSYRGYCVSETELESVLTFHKQQTQTVWGTRQSPSPAKPATRLMWKSQYVPYDGIPFVNAGSRAVVMECQYGPRRKGFQLKKISEQESRSCHLYKATCPARIYIKKVQKFPDYRVPTDPQIDRKTIRMEQEKAFTMLKKNLVDAGGVLRWYVQLPTQQAHQYHEPETPGVPLSPSPFPMSPLEEEEAIIRDENCVLPSRLHPQVAHKIQELVSQGVGQVYAVRKQLRKFVERELFKPDEVPERHNLSFFPTVNDIKNHIHEVQKSLQTGDVVYNSEIIPATLQWTTDSGNILRETVTVTFAEGNLLKEPITSKMGTSQTQTSLSPEPLPLLSPLSSFQPKIFTHLQALKLQPRLSSPDGSQALVSVNSHPSSSPPGLDTAGNAEANNHSLLLGQSQNLGTDTCLPENSSTASPMGSLPESVQNLVAVDQLVGGEDAEDAGNLEGNVKRTLLGDAHTIPIHILDSHPALVEEDTLSMNQVKQEPNEPTLSTEAKTLLDCKNVSAT from the exons ATGCTTGCTTCCTCCCAAATGACCA gTGTCTCTGAAGAGAAGCCCATTGGTGGGAGTTTGCCAGCTGTAAGCACAGATGCTCTAGAAGACAGCGCCAGTAGCTACAGTCTTCACTCACAAGCATCCCTCGTGGGACCCAGAAAGTCAGGGACCAG AACTCTTGAAGAACCTTTGCTGGCCCCTCTCCAGCCACTTTCTTGTAACACACCCATGTGGGCCTGCCGTCTTAGGAGTTGTGAG AAAATTGGAGATTCCTACCGTGGCTACTGTGTAAGTGAGACTGAATTAGAAAGCGTCCTAACTTTTCACAAGCAGCAAACACAGACTGTCTGGGGCACTCGCCAATCTCCAAGCCCAGCCAAACCTGCCACACGCTTGATGTGGAAGTCTCAGTATGTCCCCTATGACGGCATCCCGTTTGTCAATGCAG GAAGTCGAGCTGTTGTAATGGAGTGTCAGTATGGACCAAGGAGAAAAggttttcagttaaaaaaaatcagcgaGCAAGAAAGTAGGTCTTGTCATCTCTACAAAGCTACTTGTCCAGCCAG GATATACATTAAAAAGGTACAGAAATTTCCTGACTATAGAGTACCTACTGACCCCCAGATTGATAGGAAGACAATCCGGATGGAGCAGGAGAAAGCCTTCACTATGCTGAAGAAGAACCTGGTGGACGCGGGCGGTGTCCTTCG GTGGTATGTGCAGTTACCTACGCAGCAAGCTCACCAGTATCATGAACCAGAGACTCCCGGTGTCCCTTTGTCACCGTCACCTTTCCCTATGTCTCCTCTTGAGGAAGAGGAGGCTATAATCAGAGATGAGAACTGTGTGTTGCCCTCTCGTCTCCACCCGCAAGTAGCGCATAAGATCCAGGAGTTAGtgtcccagggagtggggcaAGTGTATGCAGTGAGGAAGCAGCTAAG AAAATTTGTGGAAAGAGAACTGTTCAAACCTGATGAGGTACCTGAAAGAcataatttatctttttttccaaCTGTAAATGATATCAAAAATCATATCCACGAGGTACAGAAATCCTTGCAGACTGGAGATGTGGTATATAACTCAGAGATTATTCCAGCAACG CTTCAGTGGACTACAGATAGTGGAAATATCCTCAGAGAGACTGTAACAGTTACATTTGCAGAAG GAAATTTACTAAAAGAGCCGATTACCAGCAAAATGGGGACAAGTCAGACACAAACTTCTTTGTCTCCAGAACCACTTCCCTTGCTCTCCCCACTTTCTTCATTTCAGCCcaaaatatttacacatttacaG GCTTTGAAGTTGCAGCCAAGACTCTCCTCTCCTGATGGATCCCAGGCTTTGGTGTCAGTAAATAGCCATCCATCCTCCAGTCCCCCCGGCCTTGATACGGCAGGAAATGCTGAAGCCAATAACCACTCTCTACTGCTTGGCCAGAGTCAAAACCTTGGAACAGACACTTGCCTACCCGAGAACAGCAGCACGGCCTCTCCCATGGGCAGTCTTCCGGAGTCAGTTCAGAACCTAGTTGCAGTGGATCAGCTGGTGGGAGGTGAGGatgctgaggatgctgggaatctgGAAGGAAATGTAAAGAGGACTCTGTTGGGAGATGCACACACCATTCCAATACACATCCTAGACAGCCATCCAGCTCTTG ttGAAGAAGATACTCTGTCCATGAACCAAGTTAAACAAGAACCCAATGAGCCAACACTGTCTACAGAAGCAAAGACTTTGCTGGACTGTAAAAACGTGTCTGCTACATAA
- the Carf gene encoding calcium-responsive transcription factor isoform X4, producing MECQYGPRRKGFQLKKISEQESRSCHLYKATCPARIYIKKVQKFPDYRVPTDPQIDRKTIRMEQEKAFTMLKKNLVDAGGVLRWYVQLPTQQAHQYHEPETPGVPLSPSPFPMSPLEEEEAIIRDENCVLPSRLHPQVAHKIQELVSQGVGQVYAVRKQLRKFVERELFKPDEVPERHNLSFFPTVNDIKNHIHEVQKSLQTGDVVYNSEIIPATLQWTTDSGNILRETVTVTFAEGNLLKEPITSKMGTSQTQTSLSPEPLPLLSPLSSFQPKIFTHLQALKLQPRLSSPDGSQALVSVNSHPSSSPPGLDTAGNAEANNHSLLLGQSQNLGTDTCLPENSSTASPMGSLPESVQNLVAVDQLVGGEDAEDAGNLEGNVKRTLLGDAHTIPIHILDSHPALVEEDTLSMNQVKQEPNEPTLSTEAKTLLDCKNVSAT from the exons ATGGAGTGTCAGTATGGACCAAGGAGAAAAggttttcagttaaaaaaaatcagcgaGCAAGAAAGTAGGTCTTGTCATCTCTACAAAGCTACTTGTCCAGCCAG GATATACATTAAAAAGGTACAGAAATTTCCTGACTATAGAGTACCTACTGACCCCCAGATTGATAGGAAGACAATCCGGATGGAGCAGGAGAAAGCCTTCACTATGCTGAAGAAGAACCTGGTGGACGCGGGCGGTGTCCTTCG GTGGTATGTGCAGTTACCTACGCAGCAAGCTCACCAGTATCATGAACCAGAGACTCCCGGTGTCCCTTTGTCACCGTCACCTTTCCCTATGTCTCCTCTTGAGGAAGAGGAGGCTATAATCAGAGATGAGAACTGTGTGTTGCCCTCTCGTCTCCACCCGCAAGTAGCGCATAAGATCCAGGAGTTAGtgtcccagggagtggggcaAGTGTATGCAGTGAGGAAGCAGCTAAG AAAATTTGTGGAAAGAGAACTGTTCAAACCTGATGAGGTACCTGAAAGAcataatttatctttttttccaaCTGTAAATGATATCAAAAATCATATCCACGAGGTACAGAAATCCTTGCAGACTGGAGATGTGGTATATAACTCAGAGATTATTCCAGCAACG CTTCAGTGGACTACAGATAGTGGAAATATCCTCAGAGAGACTGTAACAGTTACATTTGCAGAAG GAAATTTACTAAAAGAGCCGATTACCAGCAAAATGGGGACAAGTCAGACACAAACTTCTTTGTCTCCAGAACCACTTCCCTTGCTCTCCCCACTTTCTTCATTTCAGCCcaaaatatttacacatttacaG GCTTTGAAGTTGCAGCCAAGACTCTCCTCTCCTGATGGATCCCAGGCTTTGGTGTCAGTAAATAGCCATCCATCCTCCAGTCCCCCCGGCCTTGATACGGCAGGAAATGCTGAAGCCAATAACCACTCTCTACTGCTTGGCCAGAGTCAAAACCTTGGAACAGACACTTGCCTACCCGAGAACAGCAGCACGGCCTCTCCCATGGGCAGTCTTCCGGAGTCAGTTCAGAACCTAGTTGCAGTGGATCAGCTGGTGGGAGGTGAGGatgctgaggatgctgggaatctgGAAGGAAATGTAAAGAGGACTCTGTTGGGAGATGCACACACCATTCCAATACACATCCTAGACAGCCATCCAGCTCTTG ttGAAGAAGATACTCTGTCCATGAACCAAGTTAAACAAGAACCCAATGAGCCAACACTGTCTACAGAAGCAAAGACTTTGCTGGACTGTAAAAACGTGTCTGCTACATAA
- the Carf gene encoding calcium-responsive transcription factor isoform X3, whose product MDSGDPSLGQNDPPTILPNTVPETHDPLTSQNIPETLTDTQALHEEQFHLLDQNGQPIQYDLQSLGNSTAQMTGMEQVVIPQESFADVCSPPGVSEEKPIGGSLPAVSTDALEDSASSYSLHSQASLVGPRKSGTRTLEEPLLAPLQPLSCNTPMWACRLRSCEKIGDSYRGYCVSETELESVLTFHKQQTQTVWGTRQSPSPAKPATRLMWKSQYVPYDGIPFVNAGSRAVVMECQYGPRRKGFQLKKISEQESRSCHLYKATCPARIYIKKVQKFPDYRVPTDPQIDRKTIRMEQEKAFTMLKKNLVDAGGVLRWYVQLPTQQAHQYHEPETPGVPLSPSPFPMSPLEEEEAIIRDENCVLPSRLHPQVAHKIQELVSQGVGQVYAVRKQLRKFVERELFKPDEVPERHNLSFFPTVNDIKNHIHEVQKSLQTGDVVYNSEIIPATLQWTTDSGNILRETVTVTFAEGNLLKEPITSKMGTSQTQTSLSPEPLPLLSPLSSFQPKIFTHLQALKLQPRLSSPDGSQALVSVNSHPSSSPPGLDTAGNAEANNHSLLLGQSQNLGTDTCLPENSSTASPMGSLPESVQNLVAVDQLVGGEDAEDAGNLEGNVKRTLLGDAHTIPIHILDSHPALVEEDTLSMNQVKQEPNEPTLSTEAKTLLDCKNVSAT is encoded by the exons ATGGACTCTGGGGATCCTTCCCTTGGACAAAATGATCCCCCTACCATTTTGCCCAATACTGTTCCTGAAACACATGATCCACTCACATcacagaatataccagagacacTGACTGACACACAGGCCCTTCATGAAGAGCAATTTCATCTTTTGGACCAAAATGGGCAGCCTATTCAATATGACCTTCAGTCTTTGGGAAATTCTACTGCACAAATG ACAGGGATGGAGCAAGTGGTTATACCTCAGGAGTCGTTTGCAGACGTGTGTAGTCCTCCAG gTGTCTCTGAAGAGAAGCCCATTGGTGGGAGTTTGCCAGCTGTAAGCACAGATGCTCTAGAAGACAGCGCCAGTAGCTACAGTCTTCACTCACAAGCATCCCTCGTGGGACCCAGAAAGTCAGGGACCAG AACTCTTGAAGAACCTTTGCTGGCCCCTCTCCAGCCACTTTCTTGTAACACACCCATGTGGGCCTGCCGTCTTAGGAGTTGTGAG AAAATTGGAGATTCCTACCGTGGCTACTGTGTAAGTGAGACTGAATTAGAAAGCGTCCTAACTTTTCACAAGCAGCAAACACAGACTGTCTGGGGCACTCGCCAATCTCCAAGCCCAGCCAAACCTGCCACACGCTTGATGTGGAAGTCTCAGTATGTCCCCTATGACGGCATCCCGTTTGTCAATGCAG GAAGTCGAGCTGTTGTAATGGAGTGTCAGTATGGACCAAGGAGAAAAggttttcagttaaaaaaaatcagcgaGCAAGAAAGTAGGTCTTGTCATCTCTACAAAGCTACTTGTCCAGCCAG GATATACATTAAAAAGGTACAGAAATTTCCTGACTATAGAGTACCTACTGACCCCCAGATTGATAGGAAGACAATCCGGATGGAGCAGGAGAAAGCCTTCACTATGCTGAAGAAGAACCTGGTGGACGCGGGCGGTGTCCTTCG GTGGTATGTGCAGTTACCTACGCAGCAAGCTCACCAGTATCATGAACCAGAGACTCCCGGTGTCCCTTTGTCACCGTCACCTTTCCCTATGTCTCCTCTTGAGGAAGAGGAGGCTATAATCAGAGATGAGAACTGTGTGTTGCCCTCTCGTCTCCACCCGCAAGTAGCGCATAAGATCCAGGAGTTAGtgtcccagggagtggggcaAGTGTATGCAGTGAGGAAGCAGCTAAG AAAATTTGTGGAAAGAGAACTGTTCAAACCTGATGAGGTACCTGAAAGAcataatttatctttttttccaaCTGTAAATGATATCAAAAATCATATCCACGAGGTACAGAAATCCTTGCAGACTGGAGATGTGGTATATAACTCAGAGATTATTCCAGCAACG CTTCAGTGGACTACAGATAGTGGAAATATCCTCAGAGAGACTGTAACAGTTACATTTGCAGAAG GAAATTTACTAAAAGAGCCGATTACCAGCAAAATGGGGACAAGTCAGACACAAACTTCTTTGTCTCCAGAACCACTTCCCTTGCTCTCCCCACTTTCTTCATTTCAGCCcaaaatatttacacatttacaG GCTTTGAAGTTGCAGCCAAGACTCTCCTCTCCTGATGGATCCCAGGCTTTGGTGTCAGTAAATAGCCATCCATCCTCCAGTCCCCCCGGCCTTGATACGGCAGGAAATGCTGAAGCCAATAACCACTCTCTACTGCTTGGCCAGAGTCAAAACCTTGGAACAGACACTTGCCTACCCGAGAACAGCAGCACGGCCTCTCCCATGGGCAGTCTTCCGGAGTCAGTTCAGAACCTAGTTGCAGTGGATCAGCTGGTGGGAGGTGAGGatgctgaggatgctgggaatctgGAAGGAAATGTAAAGAGGACTCTGTTGGGAGATGCACACACCATTCCAATACACATCCTAGACAGCCATCCAGCTCTTG ttGAAGAAGATACTCTGTCCATGAACCAAGTTAAACAAGAACCCAATGAGCCAACACTGTCTACAGAAGCAAAGACTTTGCTGGACTGTAAAAACGTGTCTGCTACATAA
- the Carf gene encoding calcium-responsive transcription factor isoform X5, with protein sequence MEPRHSVGGTCGDGETERDTPGLERLTCMDSGDPSLGQNDPPTILPNTVPETHDPLTSQNIPETLTDTQALHEEQFHLLDQNGQPIQYDLQSLGNSTAQMTGMEQVVIPQESFADVCSPPGVSEEKPIGGSLPAVSTDALEDSASSYSLHSQASLVGPRKSGTRTLEEPLLAPLQPLSCNTPMWACRLRSCEKIGDSYRGYCVSETELESVLTFHKQQTQTVWGTRQSPSPAKPATRLMWKSQYVPYDGIPFVNAGSRAVVMECQYGPRRKGFQLKKISEQESRSCHLYKATCPARIYIKKVQKFPDYRVPTDPQIDRKTIRMEQEKAFTMLKKNLVDAGGVLRWYVQLPTQQAHQYHEPETPGVPLSPSPFPMSPLEEEEAIIRDENCVLPSRLHPQVAHKIQELVSQGVGQVYAVRKQLRKFVERELFKPDEVPERHNLSFFPTVNDIKNHIHEVQKSLQTGDVVYNSEIIPATLQWTTDSGNILRETVTVTFAEGNLLKEPITSKMGTSQTQTSLSPEPLPLLSPLSSFQPKIFTHLQALKLQPRLSSPDGSQALVSVNSHPSSSPPGLDTAGNAEANNHSLLLGQSQNLGTDTCLPENSSTASPMGSLPESVQNLVAVDQLVGGEDAEDAGNLEGNVKRTLLGDAHTIPIHILDSHPALVEEDTLSMNQVKQEPNEPTLSTEAKTLLDCKNVSAT encoded by the exons ATGGAGCCACGTCACTCAGTAGGAGGCACCTGTGGTGATggtgagacagaaagagacacccCAGGACTCGAG cgtCTGACCTGTATGGACTCTGGGGATCCTTCCCTTGGACAAAATGATCCCCCTACCATTTTGCCCAATACTGTTCCTGAAACACATGATCCACTCACATcacagaatataccagagacacTGACTGACACACAGGCCCTTCATGAAGAGCAATTTCATCTTTTGGACCAAAATGGGCAGCCTATTCAATATGACCTTCAGTCTTTGGGAAATTCTACTGCACAAATG ACAGGGATGGAGCAAGTGGTTATACCTCAGGAGTCGTTTGCAGACGTGTGTAGTCCTCCAG gTGTCTCTGAAGAGAAGCCCATTGGTGGGAGTTTGCCAGCTGTAAGCACAGATGCTCTAGAAGACAGCGCCAGTAGCTACAGTCTTCACTCACAAGCATCCCTCGTGGGACCCAGAAAGTCAGGGACCAG AACTCTTGAAGAACCTTTGCTGGCCCCTCTCCAGCCACTTTCTTGTAACACACCCATGTGGGCCTGCCGTCTTAGGAGTTGTGAG AAAATTGGAGATTCCTACCGTGGCTACTGTGTAAGTGAGACTGAATTAGAAAGCGTCCTAACTTTTCACAAGCAGCAAACACAGACTGTCTGGGGCACTCGCCAATCTCCAAGCCCAGCCAAACCTGCCACACGCTTGATGTGGAAGTCTCAGTATGTCCCCTATGACGGCATCCCGTTTGTCAATGCAG GAAGTCGAGCTGTTGTAATGGAGTGTCAGTATGGACCAAGGAGAAAAggttttcagttaaaaaaaatcagcgaGCAAGAAAGTAGGTCTTGTCATCTCTACAAAGCTACTTGTCCAGCCAG GATATACATTAAAAAGGTACAGAAATTTCCTGACTATAGAGTACCTACTGACCCCCAGATTGATAGGAAGACAATCCGGATGGAGCAGGAGAAAGCCTTCACTATGCTGAAGAAGAACCTGGTGGACGCGGGCGGTGTCCTTCG GTGGTATGTGCAGTTACCTACGCAGCAAGCTCACCAGTATCATGAACCAGAGACTCCCGGTGTCCCTTTGTCACCGTCACCTTTCCCTATGTCTCCTCTTGAGGAAGAGGAGGCTATAATCAGAGATGAGAACTGTGTGTTGCCCTCTCGTCTCCACCCGCAAGTAGCGCATAAGATCCAGGAGTTAGtgtcccagggagtggggcaAGTGTATGCAGTGAGGAAGCAGCTAAG AAAATTTGTGGAAAGAGAACTGTTCAAACCTGATGAGGTACCTGAAAGAcataatttatctttttttccaaCTGTAAATGATATCAAAAATCATATCCACGAGGTACAGAAATCCTTGCAGACTGGAGATGTGGTATATAACTCAGAGATTATTCCAGCAACG CTTCAGTGGACTACAGATAGTGGAAATATCCTCAGAGAGACTGTAACAGTTACATTTGCAGAAG GAAATTTACTAAAAGAGCCGATTACCAGCAAAATGGGGACAAGTCAGACACAAACTTCTTTGTCTCCAGAACCACTTCCCTTGCTCTCCCCACTTTCTTCATTTCAGCCcaaaatatttacacatttacaG GCTTTGAAGTTGCAGCCAAGACTCTCCTCTCCTGATGGATCCCAGGCTTTGGTGTCAGTAAATAGCCATCCATCCTCCAGTCCCCCCGGCCTTGATACGGCAGGAAATGCTGAAGCCAATAACCACTCTCTACTGCTTGGCCAGAGTCAAAACCTTGGAACAGACACTTGCCTACCCGAGAACAGCAGCACGGCCTCTCCCATGGGCAGTCTTCCGGAGTCAGTTCAGAACCTAGTTGCAGTGGATCAGCTGGTGGGAGGTGAGGatgctgaggatgctgggaatctgGAAGGAAATGTAAAGAGGACTCTGTTGGGAGATGCACACACCATTCCAATACACATCCTAGACAGCCATCCAGCTCTTG ttGAAGAAGATACTCTGTCCATGAACCAAGTTAAACAAGAACCCAATGAGCCAACACTGTCTACAGAAGCAAAGACTTTGCTGGACTGTAAAAACGTGTCTGCTACATAA